In the genome of Hymenobacter cellulosivorans, one region contains:
- the sucD gene encoding succinate--CoA ligase subunit alpha, whose product MSVLVNKDSKVIVQGFTGSEGSFHAQQMIEYGTNVVGGVTPGKGGSTHLDRPVFNTVAEAVEKAGADTSIIFVPPAFAADAIMEAADAGIKVIVTITEGIPTKDMIAVKEYLKGREGLRMIGPNCPGVMTAGECKVGIMPGFIFQKGRVGIVSKSGTLTYEAVDQLTKAGLGQTTAIGIGGDPIIGTTTKEAVELLMNDPETEGIVMIGEIGGGMEAEAARWIKETGNKKPVVGFIAGQTAPPGRRMGHAGAIVGGADDTAAAKMAIMRECGIHVVDSPAEIGDTMLRVLSGK is encoded by the coding sequence ATGAGCGTTCTGGTCAACAAGGATTCCAAAGTGATTGTGCAGGGTTTTACGGGCTCCGAAGGCTCGTTTCACGCCCAGCAGATGATTGAGTACGGCACCAACGTGGTTGGCGGCGTAACGCCCGGCAAAGGCGGTAGCACCCACCTCGACCGTCCCGTGTTCAACACCGTGGCTGAAGCCGTTGAGAAAGCCGGTGCCGACACCAGCATCATCTTTGTGCCCCCGGCTTTCGCCGCCGACGCCATCATGGAAGCCGCCGACGCTGGCATCAAGGTTATCGTGACCATCACCGAAGGCATCCCCACCAAGGACATGATTGCGGTGAAGGAATACCTCAAAGGCCGCGAAGGTCTGCGTATGATCGGGCCTAACTGCCCTGGCGTAATGACCGCCGGTGAGTGCAAAGTAGGCATCATGCCCGGCTTTATCTTCCAGAAAGGCCGCGTGGGCATCGTTTCTAAGTCGGGCACGCTGACCTACGAAGCTGTAGACCAGCTGACCAAAGCTGGCCTGGGCCAGACCACGGCCATCGGCATCGGCGGTGACCCCATCATTGGCACCACCACCAAGGAAGCCGTAGAGCTGCTCATGAACGACCCCGAAACTGAGGGCATCGTGATGATCGGTGAAATCGGCGGTGGCATGGAGGCTGAGGCCGCTCGTTGGATCAAAGAAACCGGCAACAAGAAGCCCGTAGTAGGCTTTATTGCCGGCCAGACGGCCCCTCCCGGCCGCCGCATGGGCCACGCCGGGGCTATCGTAGGCGGTGCCGACGACACGGCCGCCGCCAAAATGGCCATCATGCGCGAGTGCGGTATCCACGTGGTGGATTCGCCCGCCGAAATTGGCGACACGATGCTGCGCGTCCTGAGCGGTAAGTAG
- a CDS encoding response regulator, with protein MPKKLRNVVLVDDNETTSFLNNRLLSRLDVADKVYTFSRAEQAYDFLWGNGTDRASSMEPDAPQLVFVDLKMPGMDGFEFLEQYSQLPADIKEKTVMAVLTTSMHSADTARVAKYEGVEYLAKPLTEEKMRKLLDKRFVTN; from the coding sequence ATGCCTAAGAAACTGCGCAATGTGGTGCTAGTCGACGATAACGAGACGACCAGCTTCCTTAATAACCGTCTGCTCAGCCGCCTCGACGTGGCCGATAAGGTCTACACCTTTTCCCGCGCCGAGCAGGCTTACGATTTCCTCTGGGGCAATGGCACGGACCGGGCTAGCTCCATGGAGCCCGATGCTCCTCAGTTGGTATTCGTGGATTTGAAAATGCCCGGCATGGATGGCTTCGAGTTCTTGGAGCAGTACAGCCAACTGCCCGCCGACATCAAGGAGAAGACGGTAATGGCCGTGCTGACTACCTCCATGCACTCGGCCGATACGGCCCGAGTGGCCAAGTACGAGGGCGTGGAATATCTGGCCAAGCCCCTGACCGAAGAAAAGATGCGTAAGCTGCTCGACAAGCGCTTCGTAACGAACTAA
- the ade gene encoding adenine deaminase yields MPADFSLRANVINLFSNTILPGTIHVSEGKVRAIDLDSAAGPDAALPYALPGFVDAHVHVESSLLVPAEFARLAVTHGTVATVSDPHEIGNVLGVAGVEYMLESGRAVPFKFCFGAPSCVPATPFETAGAEITAQDIEQLFQNPEIGYLAEMMNWPGVLHRDAGVMEKIALAQRYGRPVDGHAPGLRGDDARRYAEAGISTDHECFTAEEALDKLAAGMKILIREGSAARNFDALIDLLPEHYENMMFCSDDKHPDTLVLGHINQLVQRAVARGQDVLSVLRVACLNPVLHYKLPVGLLREGDPADFIVVDNLRDFLVRQTYLDGELVAENGETRIAAGPVAVVNNFHVQPVTAQDFALPAPAPTAIVRVIECFDGQLITARHDLAAKVENGLVVPDVENDILKLTVVNRYQPAAPAVSFITGFGLKGGALASSVGHDSHNITAVGCDDESLARAVTLVMEAKGGLAAVGPNGEELLLPLPVAGLMSDQPGYYVAEAYAAVDALSKRLGSPLGAPFMTLSFMALLVIPSLKLSDKGLFDGEAFRFVEAVV; encoded by the coding sequence ATGCCCGCCGATTTCAGCCTGCGCGCCAACGTTATCAACCTGTTTTCGAACACCATACTGCCTGGTACTATTCATGTGAGCGAGGGCAAGGTCCGGGCCATTGACCTGGATTCGGCCGCTGGGCCCGATGCGGCCTTGCCCTACGCCCTACCCGGCTTTGTGGACGCACATGTGCACGTGGAAAGTTCCCTGCTGGTACCCGCCGAATTTGCCCGCCTGGCCGTTACGCACGGCACGGTAGCTACTGTATCCGACCCCCACGAAATTGGCAACGTGCTGGGCGTGGCTGGGGTGGAATACATGCTGGAAAGTGGCCGCGCCGTCCCATTCAAATTTTGCTTCGGAGCTCCGTCGTGTGTGCCCGCCACGCCATTTGAAACGGCCGGAGCCGAAATAACGGCCCAGGACATCGAGCAGTTATTTCAAAACCCAGAAATCGGCTACCTGGCCGAAATGATGAACTGGCCCGGCGTATTGCACCGCGACGCGGGCGTGATGGAGAAAATTGCCTTGGCCCAGCGCTACGGCCGCCCCGTGGATGGGCACGCGCCCGGCCTGCGCGGCGACGATGCCCGCCGCTACGCCGAAGCCGGCATCAGCACCGACCACGAATGCTTCACGGCTGAAGAAGCCCTCGACAAGCTGGCCGCGGGCATGAAAATCCTGATTCGGGAAGGCTCGGCAGCCCGCAACTTTGACGCCCTGATTGACTTATTGCCGGAGCACTACGAGAATATGATGTTCTGCTCCGACGACAAACACCCCGATACGCTGGTGCTGGGCCACATCAACCAGTTGGTGCAGCGGGCCGTGGCCCGGGGCCAGGACGTGCTTAGCGTACTGCGCGTGGCTTGCCTCAACCCCGTGCTGCACTATAAATTGCCGGTTGGACTACTCCGGGAAGGCGACCCGGCCGACTTCATCGTGGTCGACAATCTGCGGGATTTCCTGGTGCGCCAGACCTATCTGGATGGCGAACTGGTGGCCGAAAATGGCGAAACCCGCATTGCCGCCGGGCCCGTGGCCGTCGTCAACAACTTCCACGTCCAGCCCGTCACGGCCCAGGATTTTGCGTTGCCGGCTCCCGCCCCCACGGCAATAGTACGCGTCATCGAGTGCTTCGACGGCCAGCTTATCACCGCCCGCCACGACCTAGCTGCCAAGGTGGAAAACGGCTTGGTTGTGCCCGACGTGGAGAATGACATTTTGAAGCTGACCGTAGTAAACCGCTACCAGCCCGCCGCACCGGCCGTGTCCTTCATCACCGGTTTTGGCCTGAAGGGTGGCGCTTTGGCCTCGAGCGTGGGCCACGACTCCCACAACATCACCGCCGTGGGCTGCGACGACGAAAGCCTGGCCCGGGCCGTTACGCTGGTTATGGAGGCCAAAGGGGGCCTGGCTGCCGTGGGCCCCAATGGCGAAGAACTCCTGCTGCCCCTGCCCGTAGCTGGCCTGATGTCGGACCAGCCGGGCTACTACGTAGCCGAAGCCTACGCTGCTGTTGATGCTTTGTCCAAACGCCTGGGCAGCCCGCTAGGGGCACCGTTTATGACCTTGTCGTTTATGGCGCTGCTGGTGATTCCTAGCCTCAAGCTCAGCGACAAAGGCCTGTTTGACGGCGAAGCCTTCCGTTTTGTGGAGGCGGTGGTGTAG
- the cmk gene encoding (d)CMP kinase: protein MRKIVIAIDGYSSCGKSTTAKAVAAELGYAYIDTGAMYRAVTLYLLERGIAFDDLPRVEQALHDIHIAFKRNRKTGRNELCLDGVIREDEIRQMRISNSVSEVSVIPAVRHTLVAQQQRMGRKRGVVMDGRDIGTTVFPDAEVKIFMTADVETRARRRQEELADKNEHVELEEIVENLRKRDYIDSTRTESPLRRASDAVLLDTTHMMIDEQVDFVLERVSARLFERSVLAMTGEQERNAPGAGL from the coding sequence ATGAGAAAAATCGTCATTGCCATCGACGGCTACTCTTCCTGCGGCAAGAGCACCACGGCCAAAGCCGTAGCGGCCGAGCTGGGCTACGCCTACATTGATACCGGGGCCATGTACCGGGCCGTGACGCTCTACCTGCTGGAGCGCGGTATTGCCTTCGACGACCTGCCCCGCGTGGAGCAGGCTCTGCACGACATTCACATTGCCTTCAAGCGCAACCGCAAAACCGGCCGCAATGAGCTCTGCCTCGACGGCGTGATTCGGGAGGATGAAATCCGGCAAATGCGTATTTCCAACTCCGTGAGCGAGGTTTCCGTCATTCCGGCCGTGCGTCACACCCTGGTAGCCCAGCAGCAGCGCATGGGCCGCAAGCGGGGCGTGGTCATGGACGGGCGCGACATCGGCACCACCGTTTTCCCTGATGCCGAGGTCAAGATCTTTATGACCGCCGACGTGGAAACCCGGGCCCGCCGCCGGCAAGAAGAGCTGGCCGATAAAAATGAGCACGTCGAGCTCGAAGAAATTGTGGAAAACCTGCGCAAGCGTGACTACATTGACTCGACCCGCACCGAAAGCCCCTTGCGCCGCGCTTCCGACGCCGTGCTGCTCGACACGACCCACATGATGATTGACGAACAAGTCGATTTCGTGCTGGAGCGGGTGTCGGCGCGGCTGTTTGAGCGCAGCGTTCTGGCCATGACCGGCGAGCAGGAACGGAATGCTCCCGGAGCTGGTCTATAA
- a CDS encoding 4-hydroxy-3-methylbut-2-enyl diphosphate reductase, translated as MNVTIDKNSGYCFGVEFAIQMAEDELAHEPTLYCLGDIVHNRMEVERLHQQGLRIIEREQLQNLHDCKVLIRAHGEPPETYELALRNNLELIDASCPVVLKLQNRVKHAFDSTTRQNGQVVIYGQPGHAEVTGLNGQTGNQSIIVMTEADLDQIDFARPVTLFSQTTKSTAGFYHMKELIEQRIAAAGGSLESFDANDSICRQVSNREPALRKFAVDYDVVLFVSGRKSSNGKALFSVVNQTNPRSYFIENEQELDEAWLQGAHNVGICGATSTPMWLMQRVADRVTQIAESLPV; from the coding sequence ATGAATGTAACGATAGATAAAAATTCGGGGTATTGTTTCGGGGTAGAATTCGCTATTCAAATGGCGGAAGACGAGCTGGCCCACGAGCCGACCCTGTACTGCCTGGGCGATATTGTGCACAACCGCATGGAAGTGGAGCGCCTGCACCAGCAGGGCCTGCGCATCATTGAGCGGGAACAGCTTCAGAACCTGCACGACTGCAAGGTGCTGATCCGGGCCCACGGCGAGCCGCCAGAAACCTACGAGCTGGCTCTGCGCAACAACCTGGAGCTCATCGACGCCTCGTGTCCGGTGGTGCTTAAGCTGCAAAACCGCGTCAAGCACGCCTTCGACAGCACCACCCGCCAGAATGGACAGGTAGTTATCTACGGGCAGCCCGGGCACGCCGAGGTAACCGGCCTCAATGGACAAACCGGCAACCAGTCCATCATCGTGATGACCGAAGCCGACCTCGATCAGATTGACTTCGCCCGGCCCGTGACGCTGTTTAGCCAGACGACTAAGAGCACCGCGGGCTTCTACCACATGAAGGAGCTTATCGAGCAGCGCATTGCCGCCGCCGGGGGCAGCCTGGAGTCGTTTGACGCCAATGACAGTATCTGCCGGCAGGTCAGCAACCGGGAGCCTGCCCTGCGCAAGTTCGCCGTGGACTACGACGTGGTGCTGTTCGTGAGTGGCCGCAAGAGTTCCAACGGTAAGGCTCTGTTTAGCGTGGTAAACCAGACGAATCCGCGCAGCTACTTTATCGAAAACGAGCAGGAACTGGACGAGGCCTGGCTGCAGGGTGCCCACAACGTGGGTATCTGCGGGGCTACCAGCACCCCGATGTGGCTGATGCAGCGCGTGGCCGACCGGGTCACGCAGATTGCCGAGAGCCTACCAGTGTAG
- a CDS encoding DUF502 domain-containing protein has product MSRFFNYFLNGFLIVAPIGLTIYILFSIFSWLDHTFDLSWDGSHIPGLGLLLIIGMITAVGFIAKSFMVRPFLVLAERILHRTPLVSIIYSSLKDLFDAFVGDNQKFNQPVLVLMNKATQCYKMGFVTQTSMTVIHREALMAVYFPHSYNFSGELVLVPADNVTYLDLPSSDVMKFIVSGGVSRL; this is encoded by the coding sequence ATGAGCAGGTTTTTCAACTACTTTCTGAACGGGTTCCTGATTGTGGCGCCCATCGGCCTGACGATTTACATTCTGTTTTCCATCTTTAGCTGGCTCGACCACACCTTCGACTTGAGCTGGGATGGCAGTCACATTCCCGGCCTGGGTTTGCTGCTAATCATCGGCATGATTACGGCGGTGGGTTTTATTGCCAAGTCGTTTATGGTGCGACCTTTCCTGGTGCTGGCCGAGCGAATCCTGCACCGCACCCCGCTGGTCAGCATCATTTATTCCAGCCTCAAGGACTTATTCGACGCCTTCGTGGGCGACAACCAGAAGTTTAATCAGCCCGTGCTGGTACTCATGAATAAGGCTACCCAGTGCTATAAAATGGGTTTTGTAACCCAAACCAGCATGACCGTTATTCACCGCGAGGCGCTGATGGCCGTGTACTTCCCGCACTCCTACAACTTCTCCGGGGAGCTAGTGTTGGTGCCCGCCGACAACGTGACCTACCTCGATTTGCCCAGCAGCGACGTTATGAAATTCATCGTCTCGGGCGGCGTCAGTCGGCTCTGA
- a CDS encoding alpha/beta fold hydrolase, whose product MKTTLHFRKYGAGPRVVLAFHGYGQNEGHWRGMATMLGPDVTLYAFDLFYHGQSKLAKADAPLRKKRLGELLGQFLAEHNINSFGLLAFSMGAKFALTAVEQFPDKVEKLWLIAPDGIKTQFWYALATYPPWMRGVLGRAVLRPERLLRFINTLAQRRLVDSGLVRFAEWQLESREKRLRVYRSWVGFRHLVFDTKRLAFLLNQRPTPITFFLGKYDRVIPHAGLQEFIASLKNAHTVLLEAGHAGLIYDVGSYVRRHPEEVRW is encoded by the coding sequence ATGAAAACCACGCTGCACTTTCGCAAGTACGGGGCCGGGCCGCGGGTGGTGCTGGCGTTTCACGGCTACGGCCAAAACGAGGGCCACTGGCGCGGCATGGCCACCATGCTAGGCCCCGACGTGACGCTCTACGCCTTCGACTTATTTTACCACGGCCAAAGCAAGTTGGCCAAGGCCGACGCGCCCCTACGCAAAAAACGGCTAGGCGAGTTGCTGGGTCAATTCCTGGCCGAGCACAACATTAATTCCTTCGGCCTGCTGGCCTTCAGCATGGGGGCCAAATTTGCCCTGACCGCCGTGGAGCAGTTCCCGGACAAAGTGGAAAAACTCTGGCTGATTGCGCCCGACGGTATCAAGACCCAGTTCTGGTACGCCCTGGCTACATATCCGCCCTGGATGCGAGGCGTGCTGGGCCGGGCCGTGCTGCGCCCCGAGCGGTTACTGCGCTTTATCAACACGCTGGCCCAGCGCCGCCTTGTCGATTCGGGTCTGGTGCGCTTCGCCGAGTGGCAGCTCGAAAGCCGGGAGAAACGCCTGCGCGTGTACCGCAGCTGGGTCGGGTTTCGCCACCTTGTCTTTGACACCAAGCGGCTGGCCTTCCTGCTAAATCAGCGGCCTACGCCCATCACGTTTTTCCTGGGCAAATACGACCGGGTAATTCCCCACGCCGGCCTGCAGGAATTCATTGCCTCCCTCAAAAATGCCCACACCGTGCTCCTGGAAGCCGGCCACGCCGGCCTGATCTACGACGTAGGGAGCTACGTGCGCCGCCACCCGGAAGAGGTGAGGTGGTAA
- a CDS encoding O-acetyl-ADP-ribose deacetylase, with protein sequence MPTTASSTDWRAQAQAFGRILVYQGGITKIDTEAIVNAANSSLLGGGGVDGAIHRAGGPEILEACRQLRAGHLGKGLPTGQAVITTAGKLPAAKVIHTVGPVWNGGQKGEPAKLADCYRNCLRLAVDNHLNSVAFSAISTGVYGYPKPEATAIAVREVREFLASHELPQQVVFVTFDDESTRLYEQELGR encoded by the coding sequence ATGCCAACTACCGCTTCCTCCACCGACTGGCGCGCCCAGGCCCAAGCCTTCGGCCGCATCCTGGTTTACCAGGGCGGCATTACCAAAATCGATACGGAAGCTATTGTCAACGCGGCCAACTCCTCCCTACTCGGTGGTGGCGGCGTCGACGGGGCCATCCACCGGGCTGGAGGTCCCGAAATCCTCGAAGCTTGTCGGCAGTTGCGGGCCGGCCACCTGGGCAAAGGCTTGCCTACGGGCCAGGCCGTTATTACCACGGCCGGCAAGCTGCCAGCAGCGAAAGTCATTCATACCGTGGGACCGGTCTGGAACGGTGGGCAGAAGGGTGAGCCGGCAAAACTGGCCGACTGTTACCGCAACTGCCTGCGCCTAGCAGTTGACAACCACCTCAACAGCGTGGCTTTTTCCGCCATCAGCACCGGCGTCTATGGCTACCCCAAGCCCGAAGCTACCGCCATTGCCGTGCGGGAAGTCCGGGAATTTCTGGCAAGCCACGAGCTGCCCCAGCAGGTCGTCTTCGTCACCTTCGACGACGAAAGCACCCGGCTATATGAGCAGGAGCTAGGAAGGTAA
- a CDS encoding 2TM domain-containing protein: protein MEATNRDPQLWRMAKSRAKFKSHLFTYLVVNALLWAIWLLTDFTSGHRVGRHFGFIPWPVWSTVFWGFGVLMQGIRTYSGFGGQQSEREYERLVRQRDAQ, encoded by the coding sequence ATGGAAGCTACCAACCGTGACCCCCAACTCTGGCGCATGGCCAAGTCCCGCGCCAAATTCAAATCCCACCTTTTCACCTACCTGGTCGTAAATGCTTTGCTCTGGGCTATCTGGCTGCTGACTGACTTCACCAGTGGGCACCGGGTTGGTCGTCATTTCGGCTTTATTCCCTGGCCGGTGTGGTCGACGGTGTTCTGGGGTTTTGGCGTGCTGATGCAGGGCATCCGAACCTACAGCGGCTTTGGCGGGCAGCAGTCGGAGCGGGAATATGAGCGGCTGGTGCGCCAGCGCGACGCGCAATAA
- a CDS encoding MBL fold metallo-hydrolase: MSRFSRFLGRLIASLLAILLVAGVAFANLSPEMGGKPTKAERAAYAKTGRYKDGEFQNLIPTNVSTGGSMLGMLWKFLFDKSPNSMPPAPLPTRPLDSVSITRKTPEMLRATWFGHSASLVEIAGYNVLFDPMLSVKMGPLSWVTPKRYNSSLAITAEQLPAIEAVLISHDHYDHLDYQTIRRLKDKTRRFYVPLGVGAHLRAWGVAPDKIRELDWNDSVQLPNLTIVSTPARHFSGRGLTNRNSTSWSSWVLKSATKRVFYSGDGGYGPHFRSIGQQHGPFDLALLECGQYDQQWSQIHMTPEQSVLAGLDVRARVMLPVHWGAFSEAFHDWNDPILRATTEAIRLKLPITTPELGQPVMPGAGPLPQLPWWQQVGQ; the protein is encoded by the coding sequence ATGTCCAGATTTTCGCGCTTCCTCGGCCGCCTCATTGCCAGTTTGCTGGCCATTCTGCTGGTAGCCGGCGTGGCCTTTGCTAACTTGAGTCCCGAAATGGGCGGCAAACCCACCAAGGCCGAGCGGGCCGCCTACGCCAAAACCGGCCGCTATAAGGACGGCGAATTTCAGAACCTGATCCCGACCAACGTCAGCACCGGCGGCAGTATGCTGGGCATGCTGTGGAAGTTTTTGTTCGACAAGTCGCCCAACTCCATGCCGCCCGCCCCCCTGCCCACGCGGCCCCTCGACTCGGTTAGCATCACCCGTAAAACGCCCGAAATGCTGCGCGCCACCTGGTTTGGGCACTCGGCCAGCCTGGTCGAAATAGCGGGCTACAACGTGCTATTCGACCCGATGCTCAGCGTGAAGATGGGCCCCTTGAGCTGGGTTACGCCCAAGCGCTATAATTCCTCCCTGGCCATTACCGCCGAGCAATTGCCCGCCATCGAGGCCGTGCTGATTTCTCACGACCACTATGACCACCTCGACTACCAGACCATCCGGCGGCTCAAGGACAAGACCCGGCGCTTCTACGTGCCCCTGGGCGTGGGGGCCCACCTGCGGGCCTGGGGCGTGGCGCCCGACAAAATCCGGGAGCTGGATTGGAACGACTCGGTACAGCTGCCGAACCTGACCATCGTGAGCACGCCGGCCCGGCACTTCTCGGGCCGGGGCCTCACCAACCGCAACTCTACCTCGTGGAGCTCCTGGGTGCTGAAGTCGGCCACGAAGCGCGTGTTCTACAGCGGCGACGGGGGCTATGGCCCTCACTTTCGGAGTATCGGCCAGCAGCACGGCCCCTTCGACCTAGCTTTGCTGGAGTGCGGGCAGTACGACCAGCAGTGGAGCCAGATTCACATGACACCCGAGCAAAGCGTGCTGGCCGGCCTGGATGTGCGGGCCCGCGTGATGCTGCCCGTGCACTGGGGTGCTTTCAGCGAAGCTTTCCACGACTGGAACGACCCTATCCTGCGGGCCACCACGGAAGCCATCCGCCTGAAGCTGCCCATTACTACGCCCGAACTAGGCCAGCCCGTGATGCCAGGTGCTGGCCCGCTGCCGCAGCTGCCCTGGTGGCAGCAGGTAGGACAGTAG
- a CDS encoding PQQ-dependent sugar dehydrogenase, protein MIRRLLPLALFAPLALGFTAEKPTAAADANLSKIKLPAGFTISYFAQGVKSARELAVGPDGTVYVGTKDDKVYALPDRNKDGRADEVVTVASGLNAPNGVAVRNGSLYVGEINRIVRYDNIAKTLKQKPKPVVVYNQLPNKDWHGYKYIAFGPDGKLYVPVGAPCNSCEQEEAIYATINRMNPDGTAFETVAKGVRNTVGFDWSPVDKALWFTDNGRDQLGDNLPADELNRAAAPGLHFGFPYFFAGDVPDPEFSQGRSAATYTKPARKLGPHVAALGMKFYTGKQFPAQYRNQIFIPEHGSWNRSSKIGYRISLVKLDATGKQATSYETFAEGWLQGKTSWGRPVCLLQMPDGSLLLSDDQNDAVYRISYKG, encoded by the coding sequence ATGATTCGCCGCCTTCTTCCCCTCGCCCTGTTCGCGCCTCTAGCCCTGGGCTTCACCGCCGAAAAGCCCACCGCTGCGGCCGACGCCAACCTGAGTAAAATCAAACTGCCTGCGGGCTTTACCATCAGCTACTTTGCTCAAGGTGTAAAAAGCGCCCGGGAGCTGGCCGTGGGGCCCGACGGCACCGTGTACGTGGGCACCAAGGACGACAAAGTATATGCCTTGCCCGACCGCAACAAGGACGGCCGCGCCGATGAAGTCGTGACGGTAGCCAGTGGCCTGAACGCGCCCAACGGCGTGGCCGTGCGCAACGGCTCGCTCTACGTGGGCGAAATCAACCGCATCGTGCGCTACGACAATATTGCCAAAACCCTTAAGCAAAAGCCCAAGCCGGTAGTGGTTTACAACCAGCTGCCCAACAAGGACTGGCACGGCTACAAGTACATTGCTTTCGGCCCCGATGGCAAGCTGTACGTGCCGGTAGGTGCCCCCTGCAACTCCTGTGAGCAGGAAGAAGCCATTTACGCCACCATCAACCGCATGAACCCCGACGGAACGGCTTTTGAAACCGTGGCCAAGGGCGTGCGCAACACCGTGGGCTTCGACTGGAGCCCGGTCGATAAGGCCCTGTGGTTTACCGACAACGGCCGCGACCAGCTCGGCGACAACCTGCCCGCCGATGAACTCAACCGCGCTGCCGCGCCTGGCCTACACTTCGGCTTCCCCTACTTCTTTGCCGGCGACGTGCCCGACCCCGAGTTCAGCCAGGGCCGCTCGGCTGCTACCTACACCAAGCCCGCCCGCAAGCTCGGCCCCCACGTGGCGGCCCTGGGCATGAAATTCTACACCGGCAAGCAATTCCCGGCCCAGTACCGCAACCAGATTTTCATTCCTGAGCACGGCTCTTGGAACCGCAGCTCCAAAATCGGCTACCGCATCAGCCTCGTCAAGCTCGACGCCACCGGCAAGCAGGCTACCAGCTACGAAACCTTTGCCGAAGGCTGGCTGCAGGGCAAAACCAGCTGGGGCCGCCCTGTCTGCCTGCTCCAGATGCCCGACGGCTCCCTGCTGCTCTCCGACGACCAGAACGACGCCGTCTACCGCATTAGCTACAAAGGATAA
- a CDS encoding ATP-dependent zinc protease family protein → MKKQRVPKRVVGRRELVDFPQFDIQGVEAKVDTGAYTGAIHCSNIHVEQLPDGREILRVQLLDDSHPNFNGRAMYFPDFGLREIKSSNGDVQERYVIQTIIRLFNEDYATEFSLSDRSDMKYPVLIGRLLLRRGRFVVDVARRNVSAKFQHAANQARP, encoded by the coding sequence ATGAAAAAACAGCGAGTTCCGAAGCGCGTGGTGGGCCGCCGGGAGTTGGTCGACTTTCCGCAGTTTGATATCCAGGGCGTCGAGGCCAAGGTGGACACGGGCGCCTATACCGGCGCTATTCACTGTTCCAACATCCACGTGGAGCAGCTGCCCGACGGCCGCGAAATTCTGCGCGTGCAGCTCCTCGACGACTCCCACCCCAACTTCAACGGCCGGGCCATGTACTTCCCCGACTTTGGCTTACGGGAAATCAAAAGCTCCAACGGCGACGTGCAGGAGCGCTACGTTATTCAAACCATTATCCGTCTTTTCAACGAAGATTACGCCACCGAATTCTCCCTTTCCGACCGCAGTGACATGAAATATCCCGTCCTGATCGGGCGGCTACTGTTGCGCCGCGGGCGGTTTGTGGTGGACGTGGCCCGGCGTAATGTTTCGGCTAAATTTCAGCACGCCGCGAACCAAGCGCGGCCATAA
- the rimK gene encoding 30S ribosomal protein S6--L-glutamate ligase produces MKLAILSREPKLYSTTRLVEAAQQRGHDVAVIDHMKCNLVLEKGAPGIVYLDNKLEKFDAIIPRIGASATFYGTAVVRQFEMMKVKTAVESQAIIRSRDKLRSMQILSRAGVGMPKTAFTNYSNEVSELIGLVGGAPVIIKLLEGTQGLGVVLAESEKAAQSVIEAFHNLKARIIVQEYIAESKGADLRAFVVNGEVVGAMKRQGKEGEFRSNLHRGGTGTLVKLTRAEKAAALLATKALGLGIAGVDMLQSKRGPLVLEVNSSPGLEGIEKATGLNIAGKIIEYTEELTQRKVKKESAAKKPTPEPLPDSQSDTPAR; encoded by the coding sequence ATGAAACTTGCGATTCTGTCGCGTGAGCCGAAGCTGTATTCCACGACTCGTCTGGTAGAAGCCGCGCAGCAGCGTGGCCACGACGTGGCGGTTATCGACCATATGAAGTGCAACCTGGTGCTCGAAAAAGGGGCCCCCGGCATTGTATATCTCGACAATAAACTCGAAAAATTCGACGCCATCATTCCCCGCATCGGGGCCTCGGCCACCTTCTACGGCACGGCCGTGGTGCGGCAGTTCGAGATGATGAAGGTCAAGACGGCCGTCGAAAGCCAGGCCATCATCCGCTCCCGCGACAAGCTGCGCTCCATGCAGATCTTGTCTCGCGCGGGCGTGGGCATGCCCAAGACGGCCTTTACCAACTATTCCAACGAAGTATCCGAGCTGATCGGGCTGGTGGGCGGCGCGCCCGTTATCATCAAGCTGCTCGAAGGCACCCAGGGCCTGGGGGTAGTGCTGGCTGAGTCGGAAAAGGCGGCTCAGTCAGTGATTGAGGCCTTTCACAACCTCAAGGCCCGCATCATCGTGCAGGAGTATATTGCCGAAAGCAAGGGTGCCGACCTGCGCGCCTTTGTCGTGAACGGCGAGGTAGTAGGGGCCATGAAGCGGCAGGGCAAGGAGGGCGAGTTCCGCTCCAACCTGCACCGCGGTGGCACCGGCACGCTCGTCAAACTCACCCGGGCCGAAAAAGCTGCTGCCCTGCTGGCCACTAAAGCCCTAGGCCTGGGCATAGCCGGCGTGGATATGCTGCAAAGCAAGCGCGGTCCGCTGGTGCTGGAAGTAAACTCCTCGCCGGGCCTGGAGGGTATCGAAAAAGCCACTGGCCTGAACATTGCCGGCAAAATCATCGAGTACACCGAGGAACTAACCCAGCGCAAGGTGAAAAAGGAAAGCGCGGCCAAGAAGCCGACTCCCGAGCCCCTGCCCGATTCGCAGTCGGACACGCCAGCGCGGTAA